One stretch of Patescibacteria group bacterium DNA includes these proteins:
- a CDS encoding uracil-DNA glycosylase: MSSKTEQMKKIKDEIVELTTSPLYEARKSNNYYPVIGEGSHDAKIMFIGEAPGKNEAQTGRPFCGASGKILDELLESINIPREEVYITNIVKDRPPENRDPLPDEITVYAPFLDRQIEIIQPKVIATLGRFSMEYIMRKFGLEKDLQPISKMHGLTLLVASLFGNITVVPLYHPAAAIYTQSLKDTLLKDFKVLKKFSN, encoded by the coding sequence ATGTCCAGCAAAACGGAGCAAATGAAAAAAATTAAAGATGAAATAGTTGAGTTAACGACATCTCCGCTCTATGAGGCGCGAAAGTCAAACAACTACTATCCTGTTATCGGAGAAGGAAGTCACGATGCAAAAATAATGTTTATAGGTGAGGCCCCAGGCAAAAACGAAGCACAGACAGGCCGTCCATTTTGTGGAGCGTCTGGGAAAATCCTTGATGAACTTCTGGAATCCATAAACATCCCCAGGGAGGAGGTTTACATTACCAATATTGTGAAAGACCGACCTCCGGAGAACAGAGACCCGCTTCCTGATGAAATTACCGTGTACGCTCCATTTTTGGATCGACAGATTGAAATTATCCAACCTAAAGTGATTGCGACACTGGGACGATTTTCAATGGAATACATCATGCGAAAATTCGGACTTGAAAAAGACCTCCAACCGATAAGCAAAATGCATGGATTAACATTACTCGTCGCATCACTTTTTGGTAACATAACAGTAGTTCCACTGTACCATCCGGCGGCAGCTATCTACACGCAAAGTTTGAAAGACACGCTCCTTAAGGATTTCAAGGTGCTTAAAAAGTTTAGTAACTAA